In one window of Cryptococcus depauperatus CBS 7841 chromosome 3, complete sequence DNA:
- a CDS encoding ribosomal protein L16, with the protein MINLRGLSLSITLTSPTRQLPQFIAPSVGLQQVRFKGQLAPRRTKYKKAAKGAPGTQIPIGGSLKGTTLHHGTFGLRACSSVRISAAQLASCQAAVRRKIKPIKGAQFYLRVFPDIPVCVKGNEQRMGKGKGNFEYWSCRVKPGKVIMEVGGGDIREEIAKAALKLAQARLPLQTEFICLSSPPRLGRFASHSLLPPPAAQSIPNNLTYLNFKEEGGARKAVMRREEKHLEEIAAGLERLRVEGEGKDAVMGIDA; encoded by the exons ATGATCAACTTACGAGGCCTGTCATTATCAATAACTTTGACTTCGCCAACGCGACAGCTGCCACAGTTTATCGCCCCATCTGTAGGGTTGCAACAGGTTAGGTTTAAAGGCCAATTGGCACCTCGGAGAACAAAGTATAAAAAAGCTGCAAAAGGCGCTCCCGGG ACTCAAATACCAATT GGGGGTTCTCTCAAAGGTACAACTCTTCATCATGGCACATTCGGTCTTCGAGCGTGCTCTTCTGTTCGCATTTCTGCTGCTCAATTGGCATCATGTCAAGCTGCTGTCCGACGCAAGATCAAGCCTATTAAAGGAGCCCAATTTTATTTACGTGTCTTTCCTGACATTCCGGTTTGTGTGAAGGGCAACGAGCAGCGAATGGgtaaaggcaaaggaaacTTTGAGTATTGGAGCTGTAGAGTTAAGCCGGGTAAGGTCATCATGGAGGTTGGAGGAGGAGATatcagagaagagattgctAAAGCTG CCCTCAAATTAGCACAAGCACGTCTCCCCCTTCAAACTGAATTCATCTGTCTTTCATCTCCTCCACGTCTCGGCCGATTCGCTTCGCATTCTTTGTTACCTCCACCTGCTGCTCAAAGTATACCCAACAACTTGACATATCTTAACtttaaagaagaagggggAGCCAGAAAAGCGGtgatgagaagagaagaaaaacatTTAGAAGAAATTGCTGCAGGTTTGGAAAGGTTGCGTGTGGAGGGAGAGGGCAAAGACGCTGTGATGGGTATTGATGCCTAG